The Candidatus Nitrosotenuis cloacae genome contains a region encoding:
- the cofH gene encoding 5-amino-6-(D-ribitylamino)uracil--L-tyrosine 4-hydroxyphenyl transferase CofH: protein MNSIDSLLKNADPVIAEILDRALAEKEITIEEGILLYQAKDLDFHLVGMVADELRRRRVGDTVTFVVNRNINFTNVCIKQCGFCAFSRDFREEEGYFLPTDEIVRRAKEAHSLGATEVCIQAGLPPDMDGSLYENICRAIKAEIPSIHIHGFSPEEVLYGATRSHMSVREYLARLKDAGVNTLPGTAAEILDQRIRDKISPGRISVDDWVDVIKTAHSLGINSTSTIMFGHVETQEDRVRHIAKIREIQKETGGFTEFVPLNFIHSEAPMYKHQLHDGIQSGAGANDVMLTHAISRIMLNNYINNIQMSWVKEGPKMSQVLLMWGANDFGGTLINESISTSAGAQHGQLLRPKEIRQLIREAGRIPAQRTTTYKIVKEYKSDSDEDGLDTADRSGFGSYFELVKIDKYRYQNPRSK from the coding sequence AGGGCGCTTGCGGAAAAAGAGATCACAATAGAAGAAGGCATATTGCTATACCAAGCAAAGGACCTTGACTTTCACCTAGTCGGCATGGTAGCAGACGAGCTCAGGAGGAGAAGAGTCGGCGACACAGTTACATTTGTGGTAAACAGGAACATCAACTTTACAAACGTCTGCATAAAGCAGTGCGGATTTTGCGCGTTCAGCAGGGACTTTAGAGAGGAGGAGGGATACTTTTTGCCAACGGACGAGATAGTGAGACGCGCAAAGGAGGCCCACTCGCTTGGCGCAACCGAGGTGTGCATCCAGGCAGGGCTTCCGCCGGACATGGACGGCAGCCTGTATGAGAACATCTGCAGAGCAATCAAGGCGGAGATTCCAAGCATCCACATACACGGGTTTTCTCCAGAGGAGGTGCTGTACGGCGCGACGCGCTCGCACATGTCAGTTAGAGAGTATCTTGCAAGGCTCAAGGACGCAGGGGTCAACACGCTGCCTGGAACCGCTGCAGAGATTTTAGATCAGCGGATTCGCGACAAGATATCACCTGGAAGAATATCAGTAGACGACTGGGTCGACGTGATAAAGACTGCGCACTCACTTGGAATCAACTCCACGTCCACAATAATGTTTGGGCACGTTGAGACCCAGGAGGACAGAGTAAGGCACATCGCAAAGATCAGGGAGATACAAAAGGAGACTGGCGGGTTCACAGAATTTGTGCCGCTCAACTTTATCCATTCCGAGGCGCCAATGTACAAGCACCAGTTGCACGACGGGATTCAGAGCGGAGCAGGCGCAAACGACGTGATGCTGACGCACGCCATTTCAAGAATAATGCTAAACAACTACATCAACAACATACAGATGTCGTGGGTAAAGGAGGGACCAAAGATGTCGCAGGTGCTCCTGATGTGGGGTGCAAACGACTTTGGAGGGACGCTCATCAACGAGAGCATCTCCACGTCCGCAGGCGCGCAGCACGGCCAGCTGTTGCGACCAAAGGAGATCAGGCAACTAATCAGGGAGGCAGGACGAATACCCGCACAGAGGACCACCACATACAAGATAGTCAAAGAGTACAAGTCGGACTCTGACGAGGACGGCCTTGACACTGCGGACAGGTCGGGCTTTGGGTCATACTTTGAGCTTGTAAAGATAGACAAGTACAGATACCAGAATCCAAGGTCAAAGTAA